From Scleropages formosus chromosome 1, fSclFor1.1, whole genome shotgun sequence, a single genomic window includes:
- the LOC108929202 gene encoding potassium voltage-gated channel subfamily S member 3-like, which produces MGYGEVLHRCSVEDNLVNLNVGGFKKKVDHNTLLRFPHTRLGRLLCCRSEKAILELCDDYSAADREYYFDRNPHVFRCVLNFYHTGRIHMMEDLCVFSFGQEIEYWGIGELCLGSCCIDWYQERKEYIEDTDWDLRSDEQQPSFDSSFDELSGLDKDLEKFEGTWCSKVRRYVWLQLEDPGHSFSAKVITVASLGVVLTSIAAMCVHSMPEFQKLDAYNRPIEDPTLAVLETACIICFSAEFAIRLAVAPCPRRFLGNPLNLIDFASILPFYATLAFETAGEGSDEENENLENVGKVVQVLRLMRIFRILKLARHSVGLRALGATMRHSYQEVGLLILFLSVGISIFSVLIYSVEKEEQASELANIPVAWWWATITMTTVGYGDTCPVTLGGKLVATLCIICGLLVVALPITIIFNKFSKYYQRSKVIETEPSNNDMEREDPNLPYFNVIDSYTQKMESFLDSLPSRASNCDGENNTDAASIPQTDMVSNLIGHQNGQISSNAM; this is translated from the coding sequence ATGGGGTATGGGGAGGTTCTCCATAGATGCAGTGTTGAGGACAACTTGGTCAATCTAAATGTTGGGGGTTTTAAGAAGAAGGTGGATCACAACACGTTGCTCCGCTTTCCTCACACCCGCCTGGGTCGGCTACTGTGCTGCCGTTCTGAAAAGGCCATCCTGGAGCTCTGCGATGACTACAGCGCAGCCGACCGGGAGTATTACTTTGACAGAAATCCCCATGTCTTCCGCTGTGTTCTCAACTTCTATCACACTGGCCGTATCCACATGATGGaggacctgtgtgtgttctcctttGGCCAGGAGATTGAGTACTGGGGGATTGGAGAACTCTGCCTCGGCTCGTGCTGCATTGACTGGTACCAGGAGCGCAAAGAGTACATTGAAGACACAGACTGGGACTTGAGAAGCGATGAGCAGCAGCCCAGCTTTGATTCTTCCTTTGATGAGCTCTCTGGCTTAGACAAGGACTTGGAAAAGTTTGAGGGCACATGGTGTTCAAAGGTTCGGCGCTATGTCTGGCTTCAGCTCGAGGACCCTGGGCACTCTTTCTCTGCAAAAGTCATCACTGTGGCTTCACTGGGTGTAGTGCTCACCTCAATTGCTGCTATGTGTGTTCACAGCATGCCTGAGTTCCAGAAGCTAGATGCCTACAACCGGCCCATTGAGGACCCCACGCTAGCAGTCCTTGAGACTGCCTGCAttatttgcttttctgcagagtTTGCCATTCGGCTCGCTGTCGCCCCCTGTCCAAGAAGGTTTCTGGGAAACCCATTAAATCTCATTGACTTTGCCTCCATTTTGCCCTTCTATGCTACATTGGCATTTGAGACAGCAGGCGAGGGGAGCGATGAGGAGAACGAGAACCTGGAAAATGTTGGGAAGGTGGTGCAGGTCCTACGTCTGATGAGAATTTTCCGCATCCTTAAATTGGCTCGACACTCTGTTGGCCTCCGTGCCCTTGGAGCCACAATGAGACACAGCTACCAGGAGGTTGGGCTGTTAatcctcttcctctctgtggGCATATCTATCTTCTCTGTCCTGATCTACTctgtggagaaggaggagcaggCCTCAGAACTGGCAAACATTCCTGTGGCCTGGTGGTGGGCCACCATCACCATGACCACAGTGGGCTACGGTGACACATGCCCTGTCACTCTAGGAGGGAAACTGGTGGCCACTCTGTGCATCATCTGTGGTCTACTTGTGGTGGCATTGCCAATTACCATCATCTTCAACAAGTTCTCCAAGTATTACCAGAGGAGCAAAGTAATCGAAACAGAGCCAAGCAACAATGACATGGAAAGAGAGGATCCCAACCTCCCATACTTCAATGTCATAGACTCATATACCCAGAAGATGGAGTCTTTCCTTGATAGCCTTCCTTCCAGGGCCAGTAACTGTGATGGTGAGAACAACACAGATGCTGCAAGTATCCCGCAAACTGATATGGTTAGTAACCTAATAGGGCACCAGAATGGCCAAATTAGCAGTAATGCTATGTAG
- the LOC108929393 gene encoding retinol dehydrogenase 14-like → MSAAVILAAVLGGGVILIARRLFSRRSSVKIVRHPTGMMRGKTVIITGANSGIGRATAAELLKLQARVVMACRDRQSAEEAAREMRQEAGPDQGELVVKELDLASLTSVRSFCQEIIREEPRVDVLINNAGIYQCPYTKTEEGFEMQFGVNHLGHFLLTNLLLDHLKKSSPSRIVIVSSKLYKYGHINFDDLNSERSYNKAFCYSQSKLANLLFTHELSGRLADSGVTANALTPGIVRTKLGRHVRIPLLARPLFHLVSWAFFKSPLEGAQTPIYLACSPDVEGIQGKCFAKCQEEELLPKATDDQTARRLWDISTVMVGLSN, encoded by the exons ATGTCTGCCGCCGTTATTTTGGCCGCTGTACTCGGCGGTGGAGTGATCCTTATCGCTCGGAGATTATTTTCGAGACGGTCGTCCGTGAAGATAGTGCGTCATCCGACCGGGATGATGCGCGGAAAGACGGTGATCATCACTGGCGCGAACAGCGGCATCGGCAGGGCCACGGCGGCCGAACTGCTCAAGCTCCAAGCACGGGTCGTCATGGCCTGTCGGGACCGGCAGAGCGCCGAAGAGGCGGCCCGCGAGATGAGGCAGGAGGCGGGGCCGGACCAGGGCGAGCTGGTGGTCAAAGAGCTGGACCTGGCTTCCCTCACCTCCGTGCGCTCGTTCTGCCAGGAGATCATACGG GAAGAACCCAGAGTTGATGTGCTCATCAACAACGCAGGCATCTACCAGTGCCCCTACACCAAGACAGAGGAGGGCTTCGAGATGCAGTTTGGGGTCAATCACCTGGGGCACTTCCTCCTCACTAACCTCTTGCTGGACCATCTGAAGAAGTCTTCCCCTAGCCGCATCGTCATCGTCTCCTCTAAGCTCTACAAGTACGGTCACATCAACTTCGACGACCTCAACAGCGAGCGGAGCTACAACAAAGCCTTCTGCTACAGCCAGAGCAAGCTGGCCAACCTGCTGTTCACGCACGAGCTGTCCGGGCGGCTCGCCGATTCGGGGGTTACCGCCAATGCCCTCACGCCAGGGATCGTGCGGACCAAGCTCGGGCGCCACGTCCGCATCCCTCTCCTGGCCAGGCCCCTCTTCCACCTTGTCTCCTGGGCATTCTTCAAGAGCCCTCTGGAGGGGGCGCAGACCCCCATCTACCTGGCCTGCTCTCCAGATGTGGAGGGCATCCAGGGCAAGTGCTTCGCCAAGTGTCAAGAAGAGGAGCTGTTGCCAAAGGCCACCGATGACCAGACGGCCAGGAGACTCTGGGACATCAGCACCGTCATGGTGGGTCTGTCAAACTGA
- the LOC108929392 gene encoding cytosolic 5'-nucleotidase 1A-like, whose product MSDMKEAESAGELKGEEEKDWAEAKAFFDSLKSKKPRPPKPRYAVTIAVSSRTLFDMTSERKIFKQQGLEKYVAHQQEHEDEPLKPGAAFPFVKAVMSVNARLRALYPDSEELFDIVLMTNNHAQVGVRLINSINHYDLTIERFCMTGGKSPIGYLKAYMTNLYLSKDSKKVQEAIGEGIAAAIMFTPDMEVELSDTQLRVAFDGDAVLFSDESEIIVKQHGLDTFFEHEKRFENKPLAQGPLKCFLEALGKLQRKFYAKNERLNCPIRTYLVTARSAASSGARVLKTLRSWGLEIDEALFLAGAPKGPLLQKIRPHIFFDDQMFHIEGAMELGTISAHVPYGIGQKYNRGKLIEENPQKQ is encoded by the exons ATGAGCGACATGAAGGAGGCCGAGAGCGCGGGggagctgaagggggaggaggagaaggactgGGCTGAGGCCAAGGCGTTCTTTGACAGCTTGAAGTCCAAAAAACCCAGACCT CCGAAGCCCCGCTACGCCGTCACCATCGCCGTGTCCTCGCGCACGCTCTTCGACATGACGAGCGAGCGGAAGATCTTCAAGCAGCAGGGCCTCGAGAAGTACGTGGCGCACCAGCAGGAGCACGAGGACGAGCCGCTCAAACCCGGGGCCGCGTTCCCCTTCGTTAAG GCCGTGATGTCAGTGAACGCCAGGCTGCGCGCGCTCTACCCCGACAGCGAGGAGCTCTTCGACATCGTCCTCATGACCAACAACCACGCACAGGTCGGGGTCCGACTCATCAACAGCATCAACCATTATG ACTTAACGATTGAGAGATTCTGCATGACGGGTGGTAAAAGCCCGATTGGATACCTGAAGGCATACATGACAAACCTCTACCTCTCAAAGGATTCTAAAAAAGTCCAAGAGGCCATTGGAGAAG GCATTGCAGCAGCCATCATGTTCACTCCTGACATGGAGGTGGAGCTGAGTGACACCCAGTTGCGTGTGGCCTTTGATGGTGATGCTGTGCTTTTCTCTGATGAGTCTGAGATCATTGTGAAGCAGCATGGCCTGGACACGTTCTTTGAACATGAGAAACGGTTTGAGAACAAGCCACTGGCTCAG GGTCCACTGAAGTGcttcctggaagcactgggaaAACTTCAGCGCAAGTTCTATGCCAAGAATGAACGGCTCAATTGCCCCATTCGAACCTACTTGGTCACGGCCCGCAGTGCAGCGAGCTCTGGAGCTCGAGTCCTGAAGACATTGAGGAGCTGGGGGCTGGAGATTGACGAAGCCCTTTTCCTGGCCGGCGCCCCTAAGGGTCCGCTTCTGCAGAAGATTCGTCCGCACATATTTTTTGATGATCAGATGTTCCACATCGAAGGAGCCATGGAGCTGGGGACTATCTCTGCACACGTACCATATGGGATAGGACAGAAATATAACAGGGGGAAACTCATTGAGGAGAACCCCCAGAAACAATAA